A segment of the Panthera uncia isolate 11264 chromosome F1, Puncia_PCG_1.0, whole genome shotgun sequence genome:
gaaccaggggaaggACTTCACACTAGGAGGTGCCCCGAGcttgcctgtccatcagacacctgctcttgcaagaatgttgGTTAAAGCCTTGCTTCACTGTGTTGTAAGTCTCCAtggtccctcctttgattgggtcagtgggtttatttctcacaggGGAGCAGAGTCCAGACCTTCTTGGTCTCTTGATTCTGAGTCAAGGGGAAACCCGACTCACTTGGTGGTGGTCTGATTGCTCACGATGGATCCTGGCTTCTGCTGGGACTCAGTTCCCCATTCTTGGACTGTTTTGGCTGGTGGAGACTGGCCTCAGATGGCTGGGCATTAAATGGGGCTAATTTCTTTTGCTTCTGAGCATTTGACACACTAACAAACGCCAGACTTACCTAGCTGGTCGCAAGAATCCTCTCACAAAATCTCTGCTGAGGCAGAGCAGGAGGGTCCAGAAAATGGCACTGTTCAGAGGACTGTTGGCCAAGTTACTTCCCACCTGCTCCTGGAGCTGCAGCTGGAAGGAGAGCCCCAGGAGAGCCTCACCTCCTATCAGGGATTGCTGCCGCTTCAGCCTTTGCTCTTTTGGGTCTACCCTTGACAGCCTATTGACCCTCCAAGAAAGAGGTACTGGAGTCAAAGGTGGCTTCTGAGACCGGGGAATGACTGAAATGGGGCTCCCCATGCTCCTAGCTTCAGGTCACATGATCTCTCCACCAACTCACTGCTCCCATCTGGGAAGTGGGCACAACTGGCATTGACTTGGCCATCAAAAGCAGTAGCAGGTCTAAGCCCCACAGGCTCTCCTTGGTCTCAGTTCAGACATCCCCAGCAAAGGTTTCTCTGGCTGCAGCCCCAGTAATCAAACattccctcctcacctccccacaGGTGGCTTAGATGATGAGAAATAACTCGCATCAGAGGGACAACAGCTCATGGCTCCGTGGGGCTCGGGGACTGGGAGTGCTTACCCTGTCCCTTGGGCCCAGGTCCTTCTGGAACAAGCACTTGAATATCCAggtgctctttatttctccttgagGTGAAGAACCAGACACTGACCTTCAGAGGGCAATGCAATTTCCCAAGAGCCTTTCAAAGGCTGTGGTGATAATAGTGGGGTcagtggagggggaggaggagaaggagagagaaggggagaggaaggagaagggggagggcatggggagagggggagggggagggagaaaagaagaggggggaggggaggaaaggagagggggagggaagggagtgaggggaagggagggagaagggaggagagatggagggggagggggagggagagggagggggaggagagagggggagggaaagggagggggaggagacagggggagggaaagggagggggaggggaaggaggggagggggagggggacagggaaaggggaggcagggaaagggaggggaggggagggtgaggagggcagggagggggggcagggagagggaggggaaggggagggagaggaaggggagggtcagTGCTGTAGGAAGTCCTTCCAGGTCAGAGGgcatctctcccaccctcccacccacagGTGGGGCAGAGACTCACCTTCTAGATGTGCTGCCCTCCTCagcagcaggctccacgcctgcATCGGGGAGCTGTGGTGAGGGCTCCAAGGCACAGAATCAAGTGGACcgtggagggtggggaaggaggagcatCCAGGGAGCTGTGCCCGCCTCCCGGGTGAGCGCCCGCCCTCCCCCGCAGCGGGCAAACAGGCGCAGCCTCACTCGGGGAAAGGGGCTGCGGGCTGAGGACCCCGCACTCGGTGCCAGCCCGCCACCCCCCTTTCCCTTGGCACGGATACCACCAGCCTGGCCTACGTTTGTTTGTTGTCACCTGTGTCCCCCATTTGGTTGTCATCGCCACAGAGCCAGGACGAATCTGTCTTGTTTCTGAGCACACCCACCTGCCTCAGACAGGTGACTTAAATAGTTACATGAATAATGAGTGGCTCTTAGGCCTGCCACTTGTTAGgtatgtgacctcaggcaagttacctACCTCTCAGTTAACATCTGTGCCCTTACTGTGAGCAGGCACTGTGTGTGCGTTTTGTACACGCTGATTCACGTAAGCCCCGAAGGAATCCCATGAAGTAGCCACCATTATTACCCTTGATCCTCAACAGATAGGGACgtgaggcccagaggggtgggGTGACCCTGCTTCAGCTCTGCCGGCAAGGCTGGGGTATCACAGGCTGGAGTCAGTGAGTGGCCTGGAATTGGATTAGCTGCTGGTCCCCACTTCTGTCCCCCCTGCTCCTCATAACCTTGCCTATAAAACAGGGCTAATCAcagctctcccttccctcccctgcttgttccctTCACCTGCAGGGGCTGAGTCCTCAAGGAGATGATGCCCAGGCTGGGCCTGGATGCTGGGCGCCCTGGCTGAGGTCAAGGTGTCGTGAGATCTGGGGCTGCCTCCACAGACAATAGGGCTTCTTTGGAGGCCTGGGTGCTGCTCTCgtctcccccttcccaccctcctctgGGTGTTGGGCTCTCGTGCTGTGAAACAGGGAGGGGTCTCTCAGGCTGGGGCATGCATGAGGGCACAGAGAAGTGATATGGAGGGATTTCCACGTCTGATAATATGGTGCTTTGTGCCTGCTCcagctaaaaataacaaaaaatgctggatagaattaaaaaataacatgtttcAAAGCAATGAAGAGCTCACAGGGCAGTAAGAGAACGCTGAGTCCCAGAGGTGAGCAGGACACCAGGGCCCCTCATGCCCTGAGAGCACTGGCCCCACTAAGCCAAAAGGACCTTTGGTTTCACAGTCTGTGGAGTGAGGAagacagagcctgaagcccagcGTTCGTtgaggagaggagacacaggggcAGCCCCCATGATGCTGGGACCCCAAAGGGCTCCACACTCCAGCTAGAGCCAGAGGAaacccagccccaccccatcGGACCCTCACGGAACGGAGGGCAGGACACAGACCTCAGGCTGTACGCACAGGGGGCCGTGCAGGGTCTGAGGTCACTCGCAGCACTTGGGGGCCGTGGGGGCCGCAGAGGAGTCAGCGTGACCGTGGAAGGGCTCTGGCGGCAActtgccttcctcttcctccgGGCCCGCTGAAGAAGGTCTCACTCGGGGGAGAGCTGTTCACAGCTGAAAGTGACCAAGGACACTGATCCAGAGGCCAGGCAGGGAGGGTGTCTCAtacctcagtgtcctcacttgTAAATAGGGGGGCTAAGCAGATGTCTCCAAGATCCCCTTCGGCACAGGGGTTCCCTAGGGGTGAGGCTAAGTGTGCCCCCACTTTGCATGCTTCTAGGGTGCTTGTTCAGAGTGAAGAGGTGGGGACAGATGTGAGGGGTTAGCCTATCTCCTCCAACGGGCGCTGGAAGATCAGGGGTGGGGTGCTGCGCCCGGTCCCCAACTCTGGGGGCAGGCAATGAGGGGGTAAGTGTCTGTGGCCCAGACTTGGCCTTTGATGTGTGCATGGATGGGGGGGTAGTGGGGCTGGTAATAAGGGCcgccagggaaggaggcaggggagccCCTGGGGGCATCCTCAGCTTGACCTACTTGGGCCCCCAtaattgcttccttccttccatgggaGAGTACAAATAGGGATGTCCTGTCTCTTGCCTCCTACAGCTGAAACGCCGACACCAGTGGTGAGTGCCAGCTGCTTGGGTCCTGCCCTGGATTGGGTGTTGGGCAGTTCGGGGTCTGTCTCCTGGCCCAGGGTCTGGGTCTGGGGGCAGAGTGGTGAGCACAGCAGGGACCAGAGAGGTGAGGGCAGGCAGATATGGAGGGCTCAGGGGTTCTTTGTACACTCAGGGGTGTGCAGAGCTGAggtctgcaggggtgggggccgcGGGCTAAAAGCACTGGTGTTGGCTCCCTTTCCAtgttgtcccccaccccccctcttcCTGCTGAAGCCTGAGACAGGCCAGGGCTATGCCGGGAAGAGGAATCCCTCCAGTCTCCAGGCACCCAGCTTCTGAAAGATCAAGCGCGGTGTCATCAGCCCGGCTGGCAGGAGCCCGAAGGGCCGCTGAGCACCTCTGAGGTTGCTATTCCCTGGGTTTGTGGCCCTTTCCTCTACTGAGAACCCAGACACCCTGCGCCACAGGGCTGTCACAAAGGGACCGCAGCCCCCAGCCATGCGCGCCTCTCACTCCACAGGGCCCAGCAGAGGGGAATCAGGGAGAGAGCCCTGGCACTGGCCGCCGTGCTGCAGACTCCTGTCCCCTGGGGGACTGAGCAGGGAGGCCCTGGGCTCCCCTGGGAACAGGCCCGCCTCCGCTCCGGCTGTTTCCTACAGAAGGAGCTGGGATCCTTTAGGCCAGGGGGCTGTGTATCTCATGGGGTGGTTGGGGCTGAGCCCTTCCTGGGTGTCAGGGATGCCCAAAGGCAGAGAACTGGGGAGTCCTCAGGGATCCCCAGTATGGGGGTGCAGTCAGGGGACAGGGCACTCTCCCTGAGAAGTGTGCGGTGATGTTAGGGAAACGAGACCTCTGCCTCTGCCGGGGGAATAACAGTGGGGGCAGTAGGGGGAAAATTAGAAGGAGCAGGAGAGCTTAAGGGAGGGGGCTGCTCAGAGGAGGTGGAGCTTGTGGGGCTGGAAGCCGAGTGGAGATTAAGACAGGACTGGGAGCAGACCCTGGGAAGCACAGAGGGCAGAGGTGCCCTGGGCCTCTGGTGTGAGTCAGCCCTTGTTCTCCCACAGTGAGTATGGCCACACCTCTGGAGCAGGCGTTGGCTACAGTCGTGAGCACCTTCCGGAAATACGCAGAGCTCTCCGGGGGCAAGCACGGGCTCTGCCAGGCAGGGCTCAAGGAGCTGCTACAGAAGGAGCTGCCCACCTGGACCCCGGTGAGCCCCCTGGGGGCCCAGGCTGCAGGGCAGCACTGCCTGGACTCtgcagaggcagagctggggacaAGCCCCCGGCAGGTGGGGTACAGGCGAGGCTGTGGGTCCCTGAGTTCTCATCCGTGTTTCGGGAAGACAGTCACTGGACCTGCTGCTTtgcagggctgctgggaggaCTGATTCACAGCACTGTGGAGagttcctgacacatagtaggcactcagcagCCAGCAGGGGGGTCTGAGAAGGAGGGTTCAGGGGGCACTGAGGTTCAGGGGAGGTGTGGGACCAcccaggaggggagggtggggtggtggCACGCTCTGTCCTCaaccttgcccccccccccccccgcacagaTGGGGCTCCGAGAGTGTGACTACAGTGCATTCATGAGCGTCCTGGACACCGACAAGGACTGCAAGGTGGACTTTGTGGAGTACGTGCGCTCCCTGGCCTGCCTCTGCACTTTCTGCCACGACTACTTCAAGGACGTGACCCCCGTGACCCCCGTGACCCCCTGCTCCCAGTAGGCTCTGCTCCTGAGGACAGGGGTCTGCTCGGGCAGgacctgtccccccacccccgtcctgcACCTCCAGCATCCCAGCTAGAGAGTCACAAAGCTGCTGCCCCCTCCCACGGCCGTGACTGTGGTGGGGAAGGGCACATTCAACCCCTAATAAAGTGCTGGTGTCACTTGGTCTGGTCTGCTTCTTCTGGGAGGACAGCCGGGGCCTGGGGCAgagtcttcccttctctctggtcTCAGGGCAGGTGTCAGCTTGGCAGCAGCCTGGTCTCCAGCTCTGGCAAGAGCGGTGGGGTCAATACAAGGACAGCGTCCAGGGGCTTTGGGGGGttctctttctccgtctctctggGGTCTTTGGAAGGCAGCTGTGCTCACCACTGTACCACCAAGGCTCTCTGGGGTCTTTGAAAAAGAAGCTCCCTTGGGCTGCCAAGGAGGACGCCAGGGCGTCCGTTCCCTGGGGACAGAGCTCAGTCCTCTGTGAGGCCGCTCTGAGGAGGAGGGTAGGGGTGGGGCGTAGGGGTGCGGCGGGCTTGTCCCTGCCTGGCTGTGGGAGCCCAGAGAGCAGAACTAATAGGATTAAGGTGTCTGAGGTCTGACCGGGGTACTGCTcctggccagggagggagggggaaggggacacCTGGAGACAGACCCCGCCCCTGAGGCTGTAGCCATGTGAAGGTCAATTCGGGTTCATACCAACCTCTGAGAGGCTGACCCCGTTCCCTGCCTTCCTTGTTTTGTGGGATTGCTCCTCTAACTTTGCACCCCACCATGCCTGCTTCACCTTAACACCGTCCCGACTCCAGATGCCCCCTCCCCGGCCACTCTGGGTAGCTGCAGTCCATCCCTGAGCCCTGCACCTGGCTCCCACTCCATCACCGCCTCAGCCAGGACCTTCGTCCGCTGACATGCCTGGGATGGTCCCAGCAGTGACTTTGGGTGTTGGCCTGTTCCTcctccagactcccagctcctGCCCTGGGCCTCACTCAGCATGTCAGAGAACCCTCTAGAGAGGGGAAAGGCAGCAAGAGCACTGAGCCtgggtgccccaccccccccatagTTCCCGGGCAGCCACATTTCTAGGGCAAATCTTGTTTAAggctttatttaatttattcttttaagcaggctccacgcccagtgtggggtcacacaaccccgagatcgagagcGGCACACTCTACCatctgagccagccgggcgcatTTCCAGGGCAATGTCTCACTCACCACCCCGTACCCCCTTTTCTAGGTGCCCAGTGGGACCACTTCCTCCCTGGCCCCCACACCCACGGCACAGACTTCTTCTGGCTCCTGAAAACTCAGGTTGTGCTGGGCCACCGGGGGGGTGCCCACTCTCCTGAGAGCCCTGCCTGTGTGGGCTCCCCATTGCCCAGTGTGCCAAcccagggcagggagctgggTTTCCAGCAGGGCTGGTGGAGGGGCCGTAGGAggactgtctctccctcttccccaaccccTGCCATGGGCAGGGCCTGGCCAGGGTATAAATAGCACAGACCGCTGGGCTCTCCCCACTCTTCCCCTCTTCTCACCCTCTCTTCTCGTCTCTTCCTCTTGGCCTGGTGAGTCGTGGCCTCCCAACTAGCACACAAGGGTGTCGGGCCGAGGCTGGGGCAGGACACAAGGGTGTCAGGCCGAGGCTGGGGCAGGCTGGGCAGAAGGAGCGGCTGGTGGGGGCCAGATGTGCTAAATGGGTCCAGTGTGAGATTCCGATGTGGAGgccctggggtgtgtgtgtgtgtatgtgcgtgcacctgtgtgcatgcatgtgcaagagggaaaaaaaacacacacacaaaagaagtgCAGGTGGCTGGATCTGACCTAGCTGAGCGGTACTGAGATGTtggcttttgcacatgctgttgcTGTGGTatgtgatggtgtgtgtgtggcatgtggGTGTGCACATCGGCTTGTGTTTGCTGGTTGCACAagcctgtgtgtgcacactcgAGTGTGGGGAGCCAAGTGAAGGCAACTGTGGCCCTTTGTCTGATCGTGTCCTCTGAGCTTCTGCCCTGCACCCGGCAGCACAGCCAGAGGCAgctcgcctcccctcccctgcatccCTGCCCCCGCCACTtcaccctgcccctccctactctAGGGCTCGGTCGCTGGTTTTTTCCGCTGCAGGCCCCTGGGCAGGCCTCCAGCAGCACCAGGGTGCGGCTGCTGTGGTCACGGGAGGCCTGAGTGAGGGGTGGAGCCGTCTGGTCTGTTCGAGAGGCCCAGCCTGAGGGAGGCTGGGGAGTTTGCTGCCTGAAGCATCCGCTTCCCACTGTGCACCTTCCCCACCAGGAGCTGAGCCCCACCATTCTGGGGTCCTCCTCTGGTGGCAGCAGAGTGTCATCAAGTGCTCCCTGAGGGATGGGAGTGGGATGAGACATTCTGACATTCTGAACACAAAGttgagggtggggatggggaagctAAGGGTGTCTCTGGGACCCTGTCCTCAGATCCTGACTGCCACCATGGCGTACCCCCTGGAGAAGGCTCTGGATGTGATGGTGTCCACCTTCCACAAATACTCTGGCAAGGAGGGTGACAAGTTCAAGCTCAACAAGTCAGAGCTAAAGGAGCTGCTGACCCGGGAGCTGCCCAGCTTCTTAGGGGTGAGTGGCCACTGCCTGGGAGTAGGCCCCATGTGCCCCCTTCCCCACAGAGGAGGGGCAAGGCCTGGGTGGGGCTGTAGCCACAGCAGGCATCTGTCACCGAGATGGGGAAGTTGGGACAGAGAGCTTGCCCTGACGGCTTGGTTGGAAACACACTGAGCACCTACCGCTCTCTTCCTAGAGCCCAGCAGGAAGAGGGCTGGGAATGAACAGGTAGGTTGCGGACCAGACTCTGCCAGGTGCTTTGCACAGCTTaactgaagggaaacaaaagctcagagaggctaaataacttCCTAAGGTAGGCAGAGTGCAAAGCCGAGACCCGCGAGTCAGGACTGTCCTGTTGCCATCAGTCCAGCAATGAACAATTTTTGAGTCTGGCTTGTGAATGTGAAGACACAGTTATGGAGACACATGCTTACTGCGCCCCCCTCCTTCCGCCCCCAGCAATCACAGCTCCCATCTATATCAAACTTTATGCAGTTTATGCGTTACTTTCtaggtgcctgagtagctcagtaggttaagcatctgactcttgatttcagctcggtcatgatctcatggtttgagggttcaaactccgcattgggctccgtgctgagcgtggagtctggttgttattctctctctccctcggcccctccccccactcccccctctctcaataaacaaataaacattgtaCATTTACTTTCGTGACTATTGTCTGACTGGATTCTTGAAACAACCTTGCGGAAGACACTGTGGTCCCCCTCTCCAGCTGCACCCGGGTACTCAGACTTCCTCACCCCTCAGGTTGACCTTGTGTGGCCCCAGCTTAGCCCCTGAGAGCCCAGAGCAGAGTGCCCAGGGCAGGCCTCCTGGGAGTGGCTGCACTCCTGTGCCCCCATCTGGAGATGGAACCCTGG
Coding sequences within it:
- the S100A3 gene encoding protein S100-A3, which gives rise to MATPLEQALATVVSTFRKYAELSGGKHGLCQAGLKELLQKELPTWTPMGLRECDYSAFMSVLDTDKDCKVDFVEYVRSLACLCTFCHDYFKDVTPVTPVTPCSQ